The following proteins come from a genomic window of Pyxidicoccus sp. MSG2:
- a CDS encoding phosphoribosyltransferase translates to MATKRAAPGPRAQGKRKPTAKSSPKKSSTQPTPASKADRRQAEKLVSIPADMVLAPQVEAPRQPTGKDQSRKKSKGVRELTWAEFDRAVQGLAGAIRESFAPQAVVGVAHGGVFVGGALSSALGCEFFPVRISRRSRDRGEGARARGKPKVAGEMPRELKGRRVLIVDDVASSGDTLELASQLAREVGAKQVETACLVARPEGFAPDYCALATASLVVFPWDYEPATGDARFDEDPDKAGA, encoded by the coding sequence GTGGCCACCAAGCGGGCAGCGCCCGGGCCCAGGGCCCAGGGCAAGCGCAAGCCCACCGCGAAGTCCTCTCCGAAGAAGTCCTCCACCCAGCCCACCCCCGCGTCGAAGGCGGACCGGAGGCAGGCGGAGAAGCTCGTCTCCATTCCCGCGGACATGGTGTTGGCGCCGCAGGTGGAGGCCCCCCGCCAGCCCACGGGCAAGGACCAGTCGCGCAAGAAGTCCAAGGGCGTGCGCGAGCTGACCTGGGCGGAGTTCGACCGTGCCGTGCAGGGACTGGCCGGCGCCATCCGCGAGTCCTTCGCACCGCAGGCGGTGGTGGGCGTGGCCCACGGCGGCGTCTTCGTGGGCGGGGCGCTGTCGTCGGCGCTCGGCTGCGAGTTCTTCCCGGTGCGCATCAGCCGCCGCAGCCGCGACAGGGGCGAGGGTGCCCGGGCCCGGGGCAAGCCGAAGGTCGCCGGGGAGATGCCGCGCGAGCTGAAGGGGCGCCGCGTGCTGATTGTGGACGACGTGGCCTCCAGTGGCGACACGCTGGAGCTGGCGTCGCAACTGGCGCGCGAGGTGGGCGCGAAGCAGGTGGAGACGGCGTGCCTGGTGGCGCGGCCTGAGGGCTTCGCGCCGGACTACTGCGCGCTGGCCACCGCCTCGCTGGTGGTCTTCCCGTGGGACTACGAGCCGGCCACCGGCGACGCGCGCTTCGACGAGGACCCGGACAAGGCGGGGGCGTGA
- a CDS encoding Leu/Phe/Val dehydrogenase, translating to MSYFTQLLEGGYEAVHLLSDSRTGLRAIVGMHNTRLGPGLGGTRALSTYTSEEEAVADALRLARGMTYKAALAGLPHGGGKAVIMLPRGNFDRAKLFESFGRAVESLGGRYITTEDSGTSTDDMEHVRKHTKYVVGLKERSGDPSPVTAYGVARAMEATAKHLFGRPSLKGLRVTVLGVGHVGMYLVKELHERGAKVWVSDINSASVEHAVKQYGATSVSADELHRMEADIYAPCALGGAINDTTLPMLRVKAVCGAANNQLLTTRHGEQLAKRGILYVPDYAANAGGLINVAQEWAGYDREKAYARAALIFETIDTVLARAKDSGLRPEQVADRMVEEKLSA from the coding sequence ATGAGCTACTTCACGCAACTGCTCGAGGGCGGCTACGAGGCCGTCCACCTTCTCAGTGATTCGCGGACGGGCCTGCGCGCCATCGTCGGCATGCACAACACGCGGCTGGGGCCGGGCCTGGGCGGCACGCGCGCGCTGTCGACCTACACGAGCGAGGAGGAAGCCGTCGCCGACGCGCTCCGGCTCGCGCGGGGCATGACGTACAAGGCGGCGCTGGCCGGGCTGCCGCACGGCGGTGGCAAGGCCGTCATCATGCTGCCCCGAGGCAACTTCGACCGGGCGAAGCTCTTCGAGTCCTTCGGCCGCGCGGTGGAGTCGCTCGGCGGCCGGTACATCACCACCGAGGACAGCGGCACCAGCACGGACGACATGGAGCACGTGCGCAAGCACACGAAGTACGTCGTGGGCCTGAAGGAGCGCAGCGGGGACCCGTCGCCGGTGACGGCGTACGGCGTGGCGCGCGCCATGGAGGCCACGGCGAAGCACCTCTTCGGCCGGCCGAGCCTCAAGGGGCTGCGCGTCACGGTGCTGGGCGTGGGCCACGTGGGCATGTACCTCGTGAAGGAGCTGCACGAGCGTGGCGCGAAGGTGTGGGTGAGCGACATCAACTCCGCGAGCGTGGAGCATGCCGTGAAGCAGTACGGGGCCACCTCGGTGAGCGCCGACGAGCTGCACCGCATGGAGGCGGACATCTACGCCCCCTGCGCGCTGGGCGGCGCCATCAACGACACCACCCTGCCGATGCTGCGTGTGAAGGCGGTGTGTGGCGCGGCCAACAATCAGCTCCTCACCACGCGCCACGGCGAGCAGCTGGCGAAGCGCGGCATCCTGTACGTGCCGGACTACGCGGCCAACGCGGGCGGCCTCATCAACGTGGCCCAGGAGTGGGCGGGGTATGACCGGGAGAAGGCCTACGCCCGCGCCGCGCTCATCTTCGAGACCATCGACACGGTGCTGGCCCGCGCGAAGGACTCCGGCCTTCGCCCCGAGCAGGTGGCCGACCGCATGGTGGAAGAGAAGCTGAGCGCCTGA
- a CDS encoding Hsp33 family molecular chaperone HslO — protein MSDELVSGLLKNTDLRVVLATTPELSRQARATHGTAPAAAALLSQALTAAALLGALQKHDSRINLQVECDGPLRGLFVDGDASGLVRGYVKNPQVEYVGGEGQYHWRPVFGNKGFLSVLRDQGGGEFYRSSVDLVHFDLAADLERYLHQSDQLPSHLLLAQLPSGGDGAAESLGIVAGLLVQPLPSGDMDAFKALGLRLRRDFVPVLQAHAASGASAVLRALLPESDFEVMSRYPLRFGCSCSKDRVKRALLAMGREELTDLLEKEGQAEATCQFCTTRYVIPGEEIRAMLEAGGI, from the coding sequence ATGTCCGATGAGCTCGTCAGTGGATTGCTGAAGAATACGGACCTGCGCGTGGTGCTGGCCACCACCCCGGAGCTGTCCCGCCAGGCGCGCGCCACCCATGGCACCGCGCCCGCCGCCGCGGCCCTCCTGTCGCAGGCCCTCACCGCCGCCGCCCTCCTGGGCGCCCTCCAGAAACACGACTCGCGCATCAACCTCCAGGTGGAGTGTGACGGCCCCCTGCGCGGCCTCTTCGTGGATGGCGACGCCTCCGGGCTCGTGCGCGGCTACGTGAAGAACCCGCAGGTGGAGTACGTGGGCGGCGAGGGCCAGTACCACTGGCGTCCCGTGTTCGGAAACAAGGGCTTCTTGTCCGTGCTGCGCGATCAGGGTGGCGGCGAGTTCTACCGCTCCTCGGTGGACCTGGTGCACTTCGACCTGGCGGCCGACCTGGAGCGCTACCTCCACCAGTCCGACCAGCTCCCCTCGCACCTGCTGCTCGCCCAACTGCCCTCCGGTGGCGACGGCGCGGCGGAGTCGCTGGGCATCGTCGCGGGCCTGCTCGTCCAGCCGCTCCCCAGCGGGGACATGGACGCCTTCAAGGCGCTGGGCCTGCGCCTGCGCCGCGACTTCGTGCCCGTGCTCCAGGCGCATGCGGCGTCCGGCGCGTCGGCGGTGCTGCGCGCGCTGCTGCCCGAGTCGGACTTCGAGGTGATGTCGCGTTATCCACTGCGCTTTGGCTGTTCGTGCAGCAAGGACCGCGTGAAGCGCGCGCTCCTGGCCATGGGGCGCGAGGAGCTGACGGACCTGCTGGAGAAGGAAGGGCAGGCGGAGGCCACGTGCCAGTTCTGCACGACGCGCTATGTCATTCCAGGAGAGGAAATTCGGGCCATGTTGGAGGCCGGTGGGATTTGA
- a CDS encoding succinate dehydrogenase: protein MSSQAAAAVPTKTPLLKSRLGSFLAVVPLSIWVINHIWDNLSAFKGAAAWEASVTTYSNPFGQAFTFVIVILPLLIHTFWGLARLFSFKPNNASYNNYGNLKYIVQRISAVGVLFFLGAHIWLAFLHPRLVEGHAEPFSDISREMHHHLPTLLVYLLGTLGTAYHLANGLQGFAMSWGIFASDRSMRRFEPVAIGLFLLLTAMSWGAIYALYTAGAAFSPELASLIP from the coding sequence ATGAGCAGCCAAGCCGCCGCAGCCGTTCCGACGAAGACACCGCTCCTCAAGTCCCGCCTGGGCTCGTTCCTGGCAGTGGTGCCCCTGTCCATCTGGGTCATCAACCACATCTGGGACAACCTCTCCGCCTTCAAGGGCGCGGCGGCATGGGAGGCGTCGGTGACGACGTACTCCAACCCCTTCGGACAGGCCTTCACCTTCGTCATCGTGATTCTGCCGCTGCTCATCCACACCTTCTGGGGTCTGGCGCGGCTGTTCAGCTTCAAGCCCAACAACGCGAGCTACAACAACTACGGCAACCTCAAGTACATCGTGCAGCGCATCAGCGCGGTGGGCGTGCTCTTCTTCCTCGGCGCCCACATCTGGCTGGCCTTCCTGCACCCGCGCCTGGTGGAAGGGCACGCGGAGCCGTTCTCCGACATCTCCCGGGAGATGCACCACCACCTGCCCACGCTCCTCGTGTACCTGCTGGGCACGCTGGGCACCGCGTACCACCTGGCCAACGGCCTCCAGGGCTTCGCCATGTCCTGGGGCATCTTCGCCAGCGACCGCTCCATGCGCCGCTTCGAGCCGGTCGCCATCGGCCTGTTCCTGCTCCTGACGGCGATGAGCTGGGGCGCCATCTACGCGCTCTACACCGCGGGCGCCGCCTTCAGCCCCGAGCTCGCCTCCCTCATTCCGTGA